A genomic region of Mycobacterium senriense contains the following coding sequences:
- a CDS encoding MFS transporter, with protein sequence MRTEPAFRDHPIAALAVICLGVFVISVDATIVNVALPTLSRELGADTAQLQWIVDAYTLVMSGLLLSAGSLSDRYGRRGWLNSGLALFAVTSAVAAQTNSADALIAARAAMGVGAAVIFPTTLGLITNIFTEPVPRAKAIGLWAAMVGVGVAVGPISGGWLLEHFWWGSIFMVNIPVAALAIIGATLFVPSSRDPAAPRVDVPGLILSATGITTLVYTVIEAPTWGWTDGRTMAGSSLAAIVLVVFARWERRSTHPMLDVSVFVNRRFSGGSLAVTAGFLTLFGFIFVITQYFQFIKDYTAFESGVRLLPVAASIALASVAGPRLVERIGTTAVVATGLAVFAAGLAWASTVDAATPYTQIAAQMLLLGGGLGLTFSPATEAIMGSLSADKAGVGSAVNDTTRELGGTLGVAIAGSIFASVYSGHLGASALTGLPADAMRHSMALAHTVIQHLPAQQAGYVRTAVDRAFLDGLKVSSLVCAGIALGAAIVVGWLLPAREPARQQERTLR encoded by the coding sequence ATGCGCACCGAACCAGCCTTCCGGGATCACCCCATTGCCGCGCTCGCCGTCATCTGCCTCGGCGTCTTCGTGATCAGCGTCGACGCCACCATCGTCAACGTGGCGCTGCCCACGCTGTCACGTGAACTCGGCGCCGACACCGCCCAACTGCAATGGATCGTCGATGCCTACACCCTGGTGATGTCCGGCCTGCTGCTCTCGGCGGGCAGCCTGTCCGACCGCTACGGCAGGCGAGGCTGGCTGAATTCCGGGCTCGCGCTGTTCGCCGTCACCTCTGCGGTTGCGGCACAGACGAATTCGGCGGATGCATTGATCGCGGCGCGCGCGGCCATGGGAGTGGGCGCGGCGGTGATATTCCCGACCACCCTGGGACTGATCACCAACATCTTCACCGAACCCGTGCCGCGCGCCAAGGCAATAGGGCTGTGGGCGGCCATGGTCGGCGTCGGGGTGGCCGTGGGGCCGATCAGCGGCGGATGGCTGCTCGAACACTTCTGGTGGGGGTCCATCTTCATGGTGAACATTCCGGTCGCGGCGCTGGCCATCATCGGCGCCACGTTGTTCGTTCCGAGCTCGCGCGACCCCGCGGCACCCCGCGTCGACGTCCCCGGCTTGATCCTGTCCGCGACCGGGATCACCACGCTCGTCTACACGGTCATCGAAGCGCCCACCTGGGGATGGACCGATGGCCGGACCATGGCCGGATCCTCCCTCGCTGCAATCGTTCTCGTCGTGTTTGCGCGCTGGGAAAGGCGCAGCACCCACCCTATGCTCGACGTCTCGGTCTTTGTGAACCGCCGGTTCTCCGGCGGCAGCCTGGCGGTGACGGCGGGGTTCCTGACGCTGTTCGGCTTCATCTTCGTCATCACCCAGTACTTTCAATTCATCAAGGACTACACCGCCTTTGAGAGCGGTGTGCGATTGCTGCCGGTCGCCGCGTCGATCGCATTGGCCAGCGTCGCGGGCCCCCGGCTGGTGGAACGGATCGGCACCACCGCCGTCGTCGCCACCGGCCTGGCCGTGTTCGCCGCCGGCCTGGCCTGGGCGTCCACCGTCGACGCCGCCACGCCCTACACCCAGATCGCCGCACAGATGCTCCTGCTCGGCGGCGGCCTCGGCCTGACCTTTTCGCCGGCCACCGAGGCGATCATGGGATCGCTGTCCGCCGACAAAGCGGGCGTCGGCTCGGCCGTCAACGACACCACGCGCGAACTCGGTGGCACGCTCGGCGTGGCCATCGCCGGCAGCATCTTCGCCTCGGTGTACTCGGGCCACCTCGGTGCATCCGCACTGACAGGATTGCCCGCCGATGCCATGCGTCATTCGATGGCCCTGGCGCACACAGTGATTCAGCATCTACCCGCGCAGCAAGCCGGGTATGTGCGCACGGCGGTCGATCGCGCGTTCCTGGACGGGCTGAAGGTCAGCTCGCTGGTGTGCGCCGGCATCGCGCTGGGCGCGGCGATCGTCGTCGGCTGGCTCCTCCCAGCCAGGGAACCGGCGCGTCAACAGGAAAGGACACTCCGATGA
- a CDS encoding NmrA family NAD(P)-binding protein, whose translation MSSRVLVTGATGKIGGAVAAQLLERGVTTRAMVHREDARSARLREMGAEVVIADMFDIQQVTDAMADVDRLYFNPPYHPHALDSAVAFAVAARRAGVGAVVALGQWLASPEHPSLMTRQAWLTDKLFELLPDTAHVAVDPGYFADNYLQLIPMAAQLGVLPTPTGAGRNAPPSNEDIARVAVGALLDPHRHDGCAYRPTGPKMLSASEIADAVGEALGRRVRHIDIPPWMFMRAVRVNAKRLGADMFFQSSLRHYLPEYALGAWEVGGPTTHVRDVAGVDPEDFATIARRYVTGPLARRTPANFVRATWDFLLTGLVPMHRLDKFDRLQQHPQPANPRFSAQSPVWRNAHTAAAQPERATA comes from the coding sequence ATGAGTAGTCGAGTATTGGTCACCGGCGCCACGGGCAAGATCGGCGGCGCGGTCGCCGCCCAACTGCTGGAAAGAGGCGTCACGACCAGAGCCATGGTGCACCGTGAGGACGCGCGCAGCGCCCGGTTGCGGGAGATGGGCGCCGAGGTCGTTATCGCCGATATGTTTGACATCCAACAGGTTACGGATGCGATGGCCGACGTCGACCGGTTGTACTTCAACCCGCCCTACCACCCGCATGCGCTCGACAGCGCGGTTGCCTTCGCGGTGGCCGCACGGCGCGCCGGCGTCGGAGCGGTGGTGGCGCTTGGCCAATGGTTGGCCAGCCCGGAGCATCCGTCGCTGATGACGAGGCAGGCCTGGCTGACCGACAAGTTGTTCGAGTTACTGCCCGACACGGCGCATGTGGCCGTCGATCCGGGCTACTTCGCCGACAACTACCTGCAACTGATCCCCATGGCCGCCCAGCTGGGAGTGTTGCCGACGCCGACCGGGGCGGGCCGAAACGCGCCGCCCTCCAACGAGGACATCGCCCGCGTCGCGGTGGGTGCCCTGCTCGACCCGCATCGTCACGACGGTTGCGCCTACCGTCCGACCGGACCAAAGATGTTGTCCGCCAGCGAGATCGCCGATGCGGTCGGCGAGGCGCTGGGCCGGCGCGTGCGCCATATCGACATTCCGCCGTGGATGTTCATGCGCGCCGTGCGCGTCAACGCGAAACGGCTCGGCGCCGATATGTTCTTCCAGTCCAGCCTGCGTCATTACCTGCCGGAGTACGCGCTGGGCGCTTGGGAGGTGGGCGGCCCCACGACGCACGTTCGTGACGTCGCAGGCGTCGACCCTGAGGACTTCGCGACGATCGCACGCCGCTATGTCACGGGCCCGCTAGCACGCCGCACCCCGGCCAATTTCGTCCGCGCAACGTGGGACTTCCTGCTCACCGGACTCGTACCGATGCACCGACTGGACAAGTTCGACCGCCTCCAACAGCATCCACAGCCGGCAAATCCCAGGTTCTCGGCCCAGTCCCCGGTGTGGCGAAATGCGCACACCGCGGCGGCCCAACCGGAAAGGGCGACAGCATGA
- a CDS encoding methyltransferase domain-containing protein, with product MMNTTPSSAWSGSTYVLGHADAEVQRLLLQARLYDDYTEHALRLAGLRPGMRVLDIGSGPGDVSFVAARLVGPAGTVLGVDAAPEMIELADARADEKGLTGVHFMHSAIDAITLDEPVDAVIGRLILMHLPDPAATLRYLSSFVNPGGILAFSENDITAAHGVPDTPLFRRVTGGIVRAFEAMGLSPRFGTTLHTIFADAGLGAPRLTLGTPIGTAADTDILAYLAEVWRLVSPIAEQGGFAIDELADIDDFVPRFRQEAQAVNALIAMPPIITAWARVQK from the coding sequence ATGATGAACACGACACCATCCTCCGCCTGGAGCGGTAGCACCTACGTCCTCGGCCACGCCGACGCGGAAGTGCAGCGGCTGCTCCTACAGGCCAGGCTGTATGACGACTACACCGAGCACGCGCTGCGACTCGCCGGGCTACGCCCGGGCATGCGGGTGCTCGACATCGGCAGCGGTCCCGGCGACGTGTCGTTCGTCGCCGCCCGCCTGGTCGGCCCAGCCGGGACCGTTCTGGGGGTGGACGCCGCACCCGAGATGATCGAGCTGGCCGACGCCCGCGCCGACGAAAAGGGCTTGACGGGAGTGCATTTCATGCACTCCGCGATCGACGCGATCACGCTGGACGAACCCGTGGACGCCGTCATCGGCCGGCTGATCCTGATGCACCTGCCCGACCCCGCCGCCACGCTGCGCTATCTCAGCTCGTTCGTGAACCCGGGCGGCATCCTCGCATTCTCCGAGAACGACATCACCGCGGCGCACGGCGTTCCGGACACGCCGCTGTTCCGGCGGGTGACGGGCGGGATCGTTCGCGCCTTCGAGGCCATGGGGCTGAGCCCGCGGTTCGGCACCACGCTGCACACGATCTTCGCCGACGCCGGCCTGGGCGCGCCGCGGCTGACCCTCGGCACGCCGATCGGCACGGCCGCCGACACCGACATCCTGGCCTACCTCGCGGAAGTCTGGCGGCTGGTGTCCCCCATCGCCGAACAAGGGGGCTTCGCCATCGATGAGCTCGCCGACATCGACGATTTCGTGCCGCGATTCCGTCAGGAGGCGCAGGCGGTCAACGCCCTCATCGCCATGCCTCCCATCATCACCGCATGGGCTCGGGTGCAGAAATGA
- a CDS encoding class I SAM-dependent methyltransferase, protein MNDTIQTQYSTGLSRRNIERALVAAGKDLDHLQPADLAPLEDFHTMGRIATAQLLELAGITGESRVLDAGSGIGGTTRYLAHHYGGAVTAVDLTAEYCDTHRWLNHLVGLDDSITVRQGDVTALPLPHGSVDVVVSQHVQMNVADKAQLYGEARRVLPPGGRLALWDLTIGDGRALDFPLPWADAPANSHLVTPDELRTLVTSAGFTVQHWNDLTETAGSLMQALLAQPPQPLGLHAFVTDFGRKAENLSRALADGRLRAIQGVAAAING, encoded by the coding sequence ATGAACGACACAATCCAAACCCAGTACTCGACCGGCCTGTCGCGGCGAAACATCGAGCGGGCGCTGGTCGCCGCCGGGAAAGACCTCGACCACCTGCAACCCGCCGACCTGGCGCCGCTGGAGGACTTCCACACCATGGGCCGCATCGCCACCGCCCAGTTGCTGGAGCTGGCCGGAATCACCGGCGAAAGCCGGGTCCTCGACGCGGGCAGCGGGATCGGCGGCACCACCCGCTACCTGGCCCACCACTACGGCGGTGCGGTCACCGCCGTCGACCTCACCGCCGAGTACTGCGACACCCACCGATGGCTCAATCACCTTGTCGGGCTCGATGATTCGATCACCGTCCGGCAGGGCGACGTCACTGCATTGCCGCTCCCCCACGGCTCCGTCGACGTGGTGGTCAGTCAGCACGTGCAGATGAACGTGGCCGACAAGGCGCAGCTGTACGGCGAGGCTCGCCGCGTGCTCCCGCCCGGCGGCCGCCTTGCGCTGTGGGACTTGACCATTGGCGACGGTCGCGCACTCGACTTCCCGTTGCCCTGGGCCGACGCACCCGCCAACAGTCATCTGGTAACCCCCGACGAGCTGCGCACCCTGGTCACCTCCGCGGGGTTCACGGTGCAGCACTGGAACGACCTCACCGAGACCGCGGGCTCGCTCATGCAGGCGTTGCTGGCGCAGCCGCCCCAACCACTGGGCCTGCACGCATTCGTCACCGACTTTGGCCGCAAGGCCGAAAACCTCAGCCGGGCGCTGGCCGATGGGAGATTGCGCGCGATCCAGGGCGTCGCGGCGGCGATCAACGGATGA
- a CDS encoding beta-phosphoglucomutase family hydrolase, producing the protein MSSALGLPEKVRACLFDLDGVLTDTASVHTKAWKAMFDAYLSDRAKRTGDKFVPFDEDADYREYVDGKKREDGVRSFLESRDIHLPDGSPDDPDDAETVYGLGNRKNDMFQKVLKEDGVKVFDGSRRYLEAVSAAGLGAAVVSSSANTRDVLEITGLNRFVQKRVDGITLRDEHIAGKPAPDSYLRGAQLLDVPADAAAVFEDALSGVAAGRAGNFGFVVGVDRVGQAEELRSHGADVVVSDLAELLQS; encoded by the coding sequence GTGAGCTCAGCGCTGGGTCTGCCAGAGAAAGTGCGTGCCTGTCTGTTCGACCTCGACGGCGTGCTCACCGACACCGCCAGCGTGCACACCAAAGCCTGGAAGGCCATGTTCGACGCCTACCTGTCGGACCGGGCCAAACGCACCGGTGACAAGTTCGTCCCCTTCGACGAGGACGCGGATTACCGCGAATACGTCGACGGCAAGAAACGCGAGGACGGGGTCCGCTCGTTCTTGGAGAGCCGTGACATCCACCTGCCCGACGGCAGCCCCGACGATCCCGACGACGCCGAAACGGTCTACGGCCTGGGCAACCGCAAGAACGACATGTTCCAGAAGGTCCTGAAGGAGGACGGCGTCAAGGTCTTCGACGGTTCGCGCCGCTACCTCGAGGCCGTGTCGGCAGCGGGACTGGGCGCCGCCGTGGTGTCGTCGAGCGCCAACACCCGCGACGTTCTCGAGATCACCGGCCTAAACCGGTTCGTGCAGAAGCGGGTAGACGGCATCACCCTGCGTGACGAACACATCGCCGGCAAGCCCGCCCCCGACTCCTACCTGCGCGGGGCCCAGTTGCTCGACGTCCCCGCCGACGCGGCGGCGGTGTTCGAAGACGCGTTGTCCGGGGTGGCCGCGGGCCGGGCCGGTAACTTCGGTTTCGTGGTAGGTGTCGACCGGGTGGGCCAAGCCGAAGAGTTACGCAGTCACGGTGCCGACGTGGTGGTCAGCGACCTCGCCGAGCTGCTGCAGTCATGA
- a CDS encoding glycoside hydrolase family 65 protein, translated as MITDEAFPVDPWHVRETQLDLNLLAQSESLFTLSNGHIGLRGNLDEGEPYGLPGTYLNSFYEKRPLPYAEAGYGYPEAGQTLIDVTNGKIIRLLVEDEPFDVRYGKLISHERVLDLRAGTMTRRAHWSSPAGKQVKVTSTRLVSLAQRGLAAIEYCVEALEEFVRVTVQSELVTNEDQPETSGDPRVSAILENPLDEVDHEHTDTGAVLMHRTRSSALMVAAGMDHEVDVPGRVEVSTDARADLARTTVICGLRAGQRLRIVKYLAYGWSSMRSRPALRDQVAAALHSGRYSGWQGLLDAQRAYLDNFWDCADVEVEGDPESQQAVRFGLFHLLQASARAERRAIAAKGLTGTGYDGHAFWDTEGYVLPVLTYTAPHTVADALRWRASTLDLARERAAELGLEGAAFPWRTIRGQECSAYWPAGTAAFHINADIAMAFERYRVVTGDDDLEADCGVEVLVETARLWVSLGHHDRHGVWHLDGVTGPDEYTAIVRDNVFTNLMAAHNLRIAAEACNRHPEVAKAMGVTTEEQAAWRDAADRANIPYDDGLGVHQQCEGFTTLAEWDFKENHAYPLLLHDPYVRLYPAQVIKQADLVLAMHWQSHAFTPEEKARNVDYYEPRMVRDSSLSACTQAVMCAEVGHLELAHDYAYEAALIDLRDLHHNTRDGLHMASLAGAWTALVAGFGGLRDDEGILSLDPQLPDGISRLRFRLRWRDFRVTVDVNHDEVTYTLRDGPGGELTIRHSGDELVLSTDSPTTIEVRPRKPLLSPPRQPAGREPLHRRALIAESAQNQ; from the coding sequence ATGATCACCGACGAAGCCTTCCCCGTTGATCCATGGCACGTGCGCGAAACCCAGCTTGATCTGAACCTGCTGGCGCAATCGGAATCCCTGTTCACCCTGTCCAACGGGCACATTGGGCTGCGCGGCAACCTCGACGAGGGCGAGCCGTACGGCCTGCCCGGCACCTACCTGAACTCCTTCTACGAGAAGCGGCCGCTGCCCTACGCAGAGGCCGGCTACGGCTACCCGGAAGCCGGCCAGACGCTGATCGACGTCACCAACGGCAAGATCATCCGGCTGCTGGTCGAGGACGAGCCGTTCGATGTCCGCTATGGCAAATTGATCTCCCACGAACGGGTTCTCGACCTGCGCGCCGGCACGATGACCCGCAGGGCGCACTGGAGCTCGCCCGCAGGCAAGCAGGTCAAGGTGACCTCGACCCGGCTGGTATCACTGGCCCAGCGCGGTCTCGCCGCCATCGAGTACTGCGTGGAGGCGCTCGAGGAGTTCGTCCGGGTGACGGTGCAGTCCGAACTGGTCACCAATGAGGACCAGCCGGAAACCTCCGGCGACCCGCGGGTGTCGGCCATCCTGGAGAACCCGCTCGACGAGGTCGACCACGAACACACCGATACCGGTGCGGTTCTCATGCACCGGACCCGCAGCAGTGCGCTGATGGTCGCCGCCGGCATGGATCACGAGGTCGATGTTCCCGGACGCGTCGAGGTCAGCACCGATGCGCGTGCCGATCTGGCGCGAACCACGGTGATCTGTGGACTGCGCGCCGGACAGCGGCTACGCATCGTCAAATACTTGGCGTACGGCTGGTCGAGCATGCGCTCGCGTCCGGCACTGCGCGACCAGGTGGCCGCGGCGCTGCACAGCGGCCGTTACAGCGGGTGGCAGGGGTTGCTGGATGCGCAGCGGGCCTATCTCGACAACTTCTGGGATTGCGCCGACGTCGAGGTCGAGGGCGACCCGGAATCCCAGCAAGCCGTGCGGTTCGGGCTCTTCCACCTGCTGCAGGCCAGCGCTCGCGCCGAACGTCGCGCGATCGCCGCCAAGGGGTTGACCGGTACCGGCTACGACGGCCACGCCTTTTGGGACACCGAGGGCTATGTGTTGCCGGTGCTGACCTACACGGCGCCGCACACGGTGGCCGACGCGCTGCGGTGGCGGGCGTCCACCCTGGATTTGGCCAGGGAGCGGGCGGCCGAATTGGGCCTGGAGGGCGCCGCGTTCCCCTGGCGCACCATCCGCGGGCAGGAATGCTCGGCCTACTGGCCGGCCGGCACGGCGGCCTTCCACATCAACGCAGACATCGCGATGGCCTTCGAGCGCTACCGCGTCGTCACGGGAGACGACGACTTGGAAGCCGATTGCGGCGTGGAGGTTCTGGTCGAGACCGCCCGGCTCTGGGTGTCGCTCGGGCATCACGACCGCCATGGCGTCTGGCATCTGGACGGCGTGACCGGCCCCGACGAGTACACCGCGATCGTGCGCGACAACGTCTTCACCAATCTGATGGCCGCGCACAATCTGCGTATCGCCGCCGAGGCCTGCAATCGGCACCCCGAGGTGGCAAAGGCGATGGGGGTGACCACCGAGGAGCAGGCCGCCTGGCGCGATGCGGCCGATCGTGCCAACATCCCCTACGACGACGGCCTGGGGGTCCATCAGCAGTGTGAAGGCTTCACCACGTTGGCGGAGTGGGACTTTAAGGAGAACCACGCCTACCCGTTGCTGCTGCACGACCCATACGTGCGCCTGTACCCCGCGCAGGTGATCAAGCAGGCCGACCTGGTGCTGGCGATGCATTGGCAGAGCCACGCATTCACGCCCGAAGAGAAGGCCCGCAACGTCGACTACTACGAACCGCGCATGGTGCGCGACTCGTCGCTGTCGGCCTGTACGCAGGCGGTGATGTGCGCCGAGGTCGGGCATCTGGAGCTGGCCCACGACTACGCGTACGAGGCCGCCCTGATCGATCTGCGCGACCTGCACCACAACACCCGCGACGGCCTGCACATGGCCTCGTTGGCCGGCGCCTGGACGGCGCTGGTGGCCGGGTTCGGCGGCCTGCGCGACGACGAGGGCATCCTGTCGCTGGATCCCCAACTGCCCGACGGCATTTCGCGGCTACGGTTCCGGCTGCGGTGGCGGGACTTCCGGGTCACCGTCGACGTCAACCACGACGAGGTCACCTACACGCTGCGCGATGGACCCGGGGGCGAGCTGACAATCCGGCATTCGGGCGACGAGCTGGTGCTGAGCACTGACTCACCGACAACCATCGAGGTGCGTCCGCGCAAACCTTTACTGTCGCCACCGCGCCAACCGGCGGGTCGCGAACCGCTGCACCGCCGGGCCTTGATCGCGGAATCCGCTCAGAATCAGTGA
- a CDS encoding TetR/AcrR family transcriptional regulator, giving the protein MTTTSATGRGKVPTGRAEVAAAILEAATDLFAERGPAATSIRDIAARSNVNHGLVFRHFGTKEQLVGAVLDHLGADLSALLGTDAPAAVLQSSLDRQMRVMARTVLDGYPAGQLQKRFPNIATLLDGVRPLYDDEVKARLAVANALALQFGWRLFAPILRSATGIEDLTDDEIREAVGAEVQRILGPADPH; this is encoded by the coding sequence ATGACTACAACTTCCGCAACGGGCCGCGGGAAAGTGCCCACCGGGCGCGCGGAAGTGGCCGCGGCGATCCTGGAGGCCGCCACCGACCTGTTCGCCGAGCGCGGTCCGGCCGCGACGTCCATCCGCGACATCGCCGCGCGATCCAACGTCAACCACGGACTGGTGTTCCGCCACTTCGGCACCAAGGAGCAATTGGTCGGCGCGGTGCTCGACCACCTCGGCGCCGACCTGAGCGCACTGCTGGGCACCGATGCGCCGGCGGCGGTGCTGCAGAGTTCCCTGGACCGGCAGATGCGGGTGATGGCCCGCACCGTCCTCGACGGCTATCCGGCCGGCCAGCTACAGAAGCGCTTTCCCAACATCGCGACGCTGCTCGACGGGGTGCGGCCGCTGTACGACGACGAGGTCAAGGCCCGGCTCGCGGTCGCCAATGCCCTTGCCCTGCAATTCGGTTGGCGGCTGTTCGCGCCAATCCTGCGCTCTGCCACAGGGATCGAAGACCTGACGGATGACGAGATACGCGAGGCGGTCGGCGCCGAGGTTCAGCGGATTCTCGGGCCCGCCGACCCTCACTGA
- a CDS encoding TauD/TfdA dioxygenase family protein, producing MTGQITVTKLGSRIGARVDGVRLGGDLDEDAVEKIRRALLAHRVIFFRHQHHLDDEQQLAFAELLGTPIGHPAAGALAGRHVPVITPIDSEYGKANRWHTDVTFAANYPAASILRAVTLPTYGGSTLWASTVAAYDHLPEPLKCLVENLWALHTNRYDYVAGEASGAMSDTQRSFRQAFEKPDFRTEHPVVRVHPETGERTLLAGDFVRGFVGLDSHESSALLELLQRRITLPENTICWNWAHGDVAIWDNRATQHRAIDDYDDQPRLMHRITLMGDVPVNVRGERSRVVSGAPLGALAS from the coding sequence ATGACAGGTCAGATAACCGTCACCAAGCTGGGCAGCCGGATCGGCGCGCGGGTGGACGGGGTCCGCCTCGGCGGCGACCTCGACGAGGACGCGGTCGAGAAGATTCGCCGGGCGCTGTTGGCCCACCGGGTGATCTTCTTCCGTCACCAGCACCACCTCGACGACGAGCAGCAGCTCGCGTTCGCCGAGCTGCTGGGCACGCCGATCGGCCACCCGGCCGCCGGCGCGCTGGCCGGCAGGCACGTCCCGGTAATCACCCCGATCGACTCCGAATACGGCAAGGCGAACCGCTGGCACACCGACGTGACGTTCGCCGCCAACTATCCGGCGGCGTCGATCCTGCGCGCGGTCACGCTGCCGACGTATGGCGGATCGACGCTGTGGGCGTCGACCGTGGCGGCCTATGACCACCTGCCCGAGCCGCTCAAATGTCTGGTGGAAAACCTCTGGGCCCTGCACACCAACCGCTACGACTACGTGGCGGGCGAAGCGTCGGGGGCGATGAGCGACACGCAGCGGTCGTTTCGGCAGGCGTTTGAAAAGCCGGACTTTCGCACCGAGCATCCCGTGGTGCGGGTGCATCCGGAGACCGGTGAGCGCACCCTGCTGGCCGGTGACTTCGTGCGCGGCTTCGTCGGCCTGGACAGCCACGAGTCCAGCGCCCTGCTGGAACTGCTGCAGCGCCGAATCACCTTGCCGGAGAACACCATTTGCTGGAACTGGGCCCACGGTGACGTCGCGATCTGGGACAACCGCGCAACCCAGCACCGGGCGATCGACGACTACGACGACCAGCCCCGGCTGATGCACCGCATCACCCTGATGGGCGACGTGCCGGTCAATGTGCGCGGCGAGCGCAGCCGGGTGGTCAGCGGCGCACCGCTGGGGGCGCTCGCGAGCTAA
- a CDS encoding GMC oxidoreductase: protein MKPDYDVLIIGSGFGGSVSALRLTEKGYRVGVLEAGRRYSDEDFAETSWDLRKFLWAPKLGCYGIQRIHPLKNVLILAGAGVGGGSLNYANTLYVPPDPFFNDPQWKHITDWRDELMPHYEQAKRMLGVVENPTFTDADRIVKEVADDMGCGDTFVPTPVGVFFGPDGTKTPGKTVPDPYFGGAGPERTGCLECGGCMTGCRYGAKNTLVKNYLGLAEANGAEVVPMTTVKGFEQRPDGMWEVRTVRTGSWLRRDRRTYTAEHLILAAGTWGTQHLLFNMRDRGKLPRLSDRLGVLTRTNSESIVGAGKLEVDPNLDLTHGVAITSSIHPTSDTHIEPVRYAKGSNAMGLLQTLMTDGTGPEGTDVPRWKQLLDQARDDPRRMMRLLNTRQWSERTLIALVMQHLDNSITTYTKRGKLGIRWYTSKQGHGEPNPSWIPVGNQVTRRIAEKIDAVAGGTWGELFNMPLTAHFLGGAVIGDNADHGVIDPYHRVYGYPTLFVVDGAAISANLGVNPSLSITAQAERAASLWPNIGENDQRPMQGEPYRRLEPIAPKAPVVPAEAPGALRWLPSNHISSTADAS, encoded by the coding sequence ATGAAGCCGGATTACGACGTGCTGATCATCGGTTCGGGTTTCGGGGGAAGCGTCAGCGCGCTGCGCCTGACCGAAAAGGGCTACCGCGTCGGCGTATTGGAGGCCGGGCGGCGGTACTCCGACGAGGATTTCGCCGAGACGTCCTGGGATCTGCGTAAGTTTTTGTGGGCGCCGAAGCTGGGTTGCTACGGCATCCAGCGCATCCATCCGCTGAAGAATGTGTTGATCCTGGCCGGCGCCGGGGTGGGTGGCGGTTCGCTGAACTACGCCAACACGCTGTACGTCCCGCCGGACCCGTTCTTCAACGATCCGCAGTGGAAGCACATCACCGACTGGCGCGACGAGCTGATGCCGCACTACGAGCAGGCCAAGCGGATGCTCGGAGTGGTGGAGAACCCGACCTTCACCGACGCCGACCGGATCGTCAAAGAGGTGGCCGACGACATGGGTTGCGGAGACACCTTCGTGCCGACGCCGGTCGGGGTGTTCTTCGGCCCCGACGGCACCAAGACTCCGGGCAAGACCGTGCCCGACCCGTACTTCGGGGGCGCGGGGCCGGAGCGCACTGGATGCCTGGAGTGCGGCGGTTGCATGACGGGCTGCCGGTATGGCGCCAAAAACACCCTGGTGAAGAACTATCTGGGCCTCGCGGAAGCGAACGGTGCAGAGGTGGTTCCGATGACCACGGTGAAGGGGTTCGAGCAGCGTCCCGACGGGATGTGGGAGGTGCGTACCGTCCGCACCGGCAGCTGGCTGCGCCGCGACCGGCGCACCTACACCGCCGAGCACCTCATCCTGGCCGCTGGCACGTGGGGGACGCAGCATCTGCTGTTCAACATGCGCGACCGGGGCAAGCTGCCGCGCCTATCCGACCGGCTCGGCGTGCTGACCCGCACCAACTCCGAGTCCATCGTCGGCGCCGGGAAGCTCGAGGTCGACCCGAACCTCGACCTGACGCACGGGGTGGCGATCACGTCGTCGATCCACCCGACGTCCGACACCCACATAGAACCCGTCCGTTACGCCAAGGGCTCCAACGCGATGGGGCTGCTGCAGACGCTGATGACCGACGGGACCGGCCCCGAGGGCACCGACGTGCCGCGCTGGAAGCAGCTGTTGGACCAGGCTCGCGACGATCCGCGTCGCATGATGCGGTTGCTCAACACCCGCCAGTGGAGCGAACGCACGCTGATCGCCCTGGTCATGCAGCACCTGGACAATTCCATCACCACCTACACCAAGCGCGGCAAGCTGGGCATCCGCTGGTACACCAGCAAGCAGGGACACGGCGAGCCGAACCCGAGCTGGATACCGGTCGGCAACCAGGTCACCCGTCGCATCGCCGAAAAGATCGACGCCGTGGCCGGCGGAACTTGGGGCGAACTGTTCAATATGCCGCTGACCGCGCATTTCCTCGGCGGTGCGGTGATCGGTGACAACGCCGACCACGGCGTCATCGACCCCTACCACCGGGTCTACGGCTACCCGACGCTGTTCGTGGTCGACGGCGCGGCGATCTCGGCGAACCTGGGCGTCAACCCCTCGTTGTCAATTACCGCCCAGGCCGAGCGGGCCGCCTCGTTGTGGCCGAACATCGGCGAGAACGACCAGCGCCCGATGCAGGGCGAGCCGTATCGCCGGCTGGAGCCGATCGCGCCCAAGGCGCCCGTGGTGCCGGCCGAGGCGCCCGGCGCGCTGCGCTGGTTGCCGAGCAATCACATAAGCTCCACCGCCGACGCCAGTTAG